The genomic stretch TATTTATTTTGTGAATTACTTCATGCGCCAATAAGATATTGTCCGAGATTTGTCTCCCCGGGACGAATGCATTTTGGAAATCTCCAACCAAATAGGCCATCACTTTTGTCAATTGAATCGTAATGCACTTCGACACAATTCTCATAAAAACATTGCAAAGACTAATTGGTCGAAAATCACCGACCACTTCCGGATTATCACACTTAGGGATAAGGGCAATGAAAGTTCGATTCATTTCTTTTAATACCATTCCCGAGTTTAGAATCGAGAGCACAGCCCTTGTGACATCAGTCTTAACAAATGACCAACATTTGTGATAGAAAACTCCCGGTACCCCATCCGGTCCCGGTGACTTTAGAGCACCCATCTGAAAAACTGCTTTACGTACCTCTTTAGCCGTAAAAGGACGGCCTAAACTATTTGCATCATCATCCCTAATACAAAGAGAGTACCCATCCATAAGCTTAGTCAGGATCTGATCATGATTGGATTCCTAGTTACGACTCACCGGGTTATAGAGTTCCACAAAAGAGGTATGAAACATTTTACCCACCCTCTCCAGATCATACACCCATTCCCCAGTATGATCCTTTATACCTAGAATAAAGTTTCTTCCTGCTCTACCTTTTATCCAGTTGAAAAAGTATTTAGTACAGGTGTCACCATCCACCATCCATTTAATTTTTGCTCTTTGACGCCAGAAGGTAGCCACTGCTTTAGAAGATGCAGTAACCTCCTCATTGGCTCGTGAGTAAAAAGCATCATTTCCTTCCATAATAGCAATATTCATTCCATGCTCCAATTTTATATCAGTCATCCTAATTTTTGCTCCATTCTAGCCTCTTATCAAGCTCCCATTTCTTCACCTGACCTCGAACTCTTCCTAGTTTCCGTGCAACAACAAAGACTGGTGTGCCCATCCAATGAGAGAGCTATGCTTCCCGCATAATGTCCGTACACTCCTCATGTGCAAAAACCCAAGCATCCATCTTATATGGCTTTTTACTCACATTTTTAACTAAATTCAGATCCAATTCAATTGGAGCATGATCCGAGATTTGAATGGGATAATGTTTGATACCTGTATTTGGGAATAAAGAGAACCATTCCTTCGAGCCAAGAGCCCTATCAATCCTTTCATACACTCTCTTATCCCCCTTCCTATTATTACACCATGTAAACCGTGGTCCTTTGAAAGGAATGTCCACCAATTCATTACTAACCCTCCATATATTGAAGTCATAGGCTCCACTTATCGCTCTTTTATTTGTACTTAGTTTGTCCCTTTCAAACTCCACTTGGTTGAAGTCACCCATAATCAGAAGTGGATGATTTAGCGCCATAATGCAACTTTCCAAATCATCCAAGACGGAGCTTCTCAAATGAACATACGGGGCACCATAAAACAACACTAGATACCACAAACGACCATGATACTTTTCAACTAGTAAAATGATAAAGTTACTACAAGACCATACATGGCTAAACTTAGCTTCCTTACGATATCCTACCCATAGACCCCCCGCACTACCAATGGCATTAATGCCCACATAATTTGTAAAACCATAAGGCCTAAACAAAGGGAAAAGACTACTTGCATTACATTTCGTTTCAATTAGAAAAACAAAATCATAgtaactgatacccgtcgttgtgagtaccaaaaataaaatttataattcctattaaaactaacctaggctagtggtaacatggtcgaaccacaaggaggcgaatgtaattaaaagttgtctaaatttagtctaaggtaacaagtgtgggggttgatttgatttggtctatagctaataacaataaagataataaactaaagaaatatattaaatcaaataaaaagaagggtactaggatggtcggttcactatagtttcggcggcagcaaactaagtcggtctaaatcaaacacaagaGGCGGGAAagcaagaggtcctctcggtccactctttacagatagcatctttcgatctcgctataagtccctaatatcgctaatactgactctcgtcctgaaaagtgactaataatctaaactttacctatctttcgatctcagcatagtttagtcattttaattggtgatctaacaactgcccctatctctcgatctaatgggtcagtcacatcctaaacattcaactagtcgtgtgcactcgattcgtcgaataaagaattaaaacaattaaaatgaaggtaaaacctcacgtggccagtcgatcgaccaggtatggcggtcgatcgactgacacacgaTTTCAGTCCATgttaattctacgccgcctaatcctacagttcccctacatcctagcataagcaatttagctactcatactgaaattaaaggcaacaatgaaattggctaaataaactacagaattcatgattaatacggtaaaataaacaattaacataagacgACAATTCGGCTTTGGGGAAACCGATCTAGCAATTCTACAACTACGAATGAATGCAAAATAACTGAATAAAACCAGAGaataccgtgtgaattgcgaaggtaCAGAACAAAGTCGAATGCCAAAGTGAATTGTATTTAATACCGAAATAatccttgaaccctaattaatattCTAAAAGCGATGAAATCGAATGTAAAACTTGATGATTTTTCtgaatgttctaggttacgttatatagaaaatatacgtaacacttattatcaaaacctaaacacaatgggcttgcttttcctcgatcttcttattcacgtcagattagcgtcttggtcgatcgatcattgGGGCCGATCGATCGTTGCTCTTCGATGTCTGACGTAGCTTCgtagtcgtgggttggtcgatcgactaagaactgATCGATCGCTTTAGCTTTGGGTAAtccgcttttaacttctcgtggatttgtcttttgggccttgaaacgtgcaccaagctcgttccttaagtgaattcttcacgtcaaatgcaatgcaggatactcggggacggatttagctaaatttccgttgaattcttcacatttctgcaaataatgtacaaaacacgaaagtagacggaaatagaggaaatggtagcttaaattacacaaatgagctctgaaatgcgtgtaaaacaggatgtaaaacatcaaataaaagacacgcataaaacttccccaaaccaaatccttgcttgtccccaagcaagaactagactcgatctaattacctaatggaacgagttcaatctcagagcgaaatgcaaactgtcaagcctaaaccaatttaatgcaataaccaataatcaattagcaatgtgaatcatgcaaacgagttataaagtcgttaaggCTGAGAACCGTCAATcagtagagacttatcaaattggactctcacgggtcgctcaaatcactcataagcacaggtgaatatataagaggatagaaagaattcattttgtagagactctcacctaactacgacctataagaacatgcctgcaatctaatatgaaagaaatctctatgaccgtacatatgcattccaaccagcaaaagaccatgacacatgccgaggtatatatggatatgtgaggtatgggtaagaagaggcaaaacatttacggGAAattggaggtacaggtgatcaagctagtaccaaaacggaaccatatgacaacatccttcttcttgctcaaaattcaatcgatacggtgctatagtaagcacaaaactcacaatctccatcataacagtaatcaaccaactccccataagatactaatgcaataagataaggatttgaatatgcgaattgattcctttcttctttttctcggatcccagtcgatcgaccagaattggcagtcgatcgaccgttttgaacagtacagaactcttttttcctttctttctcgaataatttttttttatctttttttttcttcttcttttctatttctttctttccttcttttcattttcccaacaacatctcgatcgagcaaaaaccaccaaaaacgaagtaacaatcccaaaaacgtaaactactagcttgacaagggcaggctaaatgtaggatgtagtaatgggacaaaaaagcTGTTTTGGCAgcgtgaagcttatgggtaaaatgagaaaaggagacctctaccacatgtgtctacaaaccacaaaccgaatgcatacaggtattaagcagatcaagttcatatttatgcatatttgtgtaacatgtctcataaggagtactactcacattcctagataaactggtcatagatgacaccagttataagctctaaaccttagaaaatatgatgtagcttgccaaaattctaagtcaagtctcaagttcagcaaataatttaacgaaaactcgtagactatgcaattgattctactaataacatgtcaattagcatggcttaggcataaacagctgcaaatgcaatgtcatcattgaaatactaccattccgactcaacctatatgctaaaataaacgtgcaaatttttgaattttgatgaaatttttcaattttttttttggaattttctttatatatgagagaaatgaagaaaacaatgcaaaacaaaatgtaaacgtgaatgcaagcaaatgatatgcgacgcaaaacccttccccaaaccaaatcgcacaatgtccccattgtgcaaaatcatgtaatgaaagaaaaggaaaaacgggaatttgcgagaaaatagaTAAATATGACAAGAAGTATAActtggaaactcacaagactttaaacgcagcaaaaggaaacctccccaaaccggcgtgagctaggaggtttcgtgaGCTATGATGCTACCAATAAGGATCCGAAAAGACAAAAGAACCACGCATAAGTTCGAGAAAACAATTTAGAAGCGATATTttgtgcataattgagaaaaatagaagaaataaataatgacggaagataatggtggagtagaaaactccctcaattccgcaaattgACCAAACATAGCAGGGGAGAGATCGTGAACCAGTACAGcagtgcagggcggtcgatcgaccacatcactcagtcgatcgaccaaggtgaaaggaacagtagctcggAAAGCTGAGACCGCCGATCGATCGTTGTCagttcgatcgatcgatcggaaaTCTCTtgtaacttctgatttcttcgtatttgctcaattacttgagctaatgaggtctaaaaatcTGTAATTGCACAATAATatgcgcccaaaaattgcgcaaaacccaaagtaaccatctaaagagtttaaaatcctaagcaaacgtaaacggcgaagtttcgcgcacacaaaacaataaataaaaaggttcaacgaaagcaaataaaatgtaaatgttttaaagaagtctcaatcaactaatagttgatcaagaacggccatggaatggcccacttgatCGCAACCacggctacaagaagtagcctcaatagtgctcatcttctcagctgcactctcaCTTCCATCGTCTGCAAGACTCAACGGGTCAACATGTCAGACATCATCCCAAGCAATCacctcttcggactcgtcggaatccagatcagactccgttgctttgaccGGCTCATCTTCAacctcctcatcagtgccatagctaaggcaaccaagaccgcctcgtgaaatgatcggctccttcacagctggagcaacatacgactcttccttccccaaaccaactcctgcaatatcagaaatagacaaatcttcctccaatttgctcccaatctagggcggaggggttacgacaggaataggaatagagacaggcatatcaggagcacaaagtaggatttcttttaagaaaccgtattgcaagtcacaggccacatggggtctttcttcttagcaggttgggaaAAAAtaatggaatgcttccctactttgaaggtcaaggttcccgagcctacatctatgactgcaccagcagtgtgcagaaatggtctacctagtatgataggAATATGgacatcctcaggcatatcaagtacaacgaagtctacagggaagaagaactttcctatttgcacgggaatgtcttctaagactctATAATTTGGACATGCAGATCGGTCACCATCTCATCTTGTCATGTCGGCCACTGCGAACCTAGTTAATTTGagctttctagcaagactcaagggcattacacttatcggctcctaagtcacataatgccttctcaatcgaaaaggtaccaatgctacaaggaacggagaagctacctgggtcttctagtttgTGGGGTGCAGTGTGGGTTAGATAAGAACACGACtctttagtaagtgcgacagtatgcagagtttcaagtgaccgctttttagataaaagttgtttcatgaatttagtataagcgggtacttggtttacTAAttcgagaaaaggaacttgtacattcaagctacgaataactttttcaaatttattgaaagatacctgttccttcgttggCACTAGtcgctctggatatggggctgtaagaagtaacttagccctctcctctaaatatcgcatgccggcatccgtggacttaggctggaagtccactaccttctccttattgaagcttgacccctcttcagaccgtctcaaatatgaaccattgatcgacattcggtcgtacttcggaaccggaacagacccatcagcaGTCGGGCTGGCCTCAATATTTTAAGGCGTCGTacccgaaacaaatgatccctcaagttatcgggcattggaggacgaaaaggttcactatCGCACAATCTCGGTCGATCGGCCGGTTAGGTCGGGCCGATCGATCGGCTTCAACGATGCACCCGAAGCTCTTTTGTTTGTTGcacctcgatcgatcgaccgggtatgtcgattgatcgaccgacatacctggcgacgcctttttctttcctttgttcgttccgactttgttttgactcggttagGTTTATCTTTTTCGGGGGCATCCTCaatcatagcaggcccctccagggtggacccgctcctcaaagtgatggcattaagggtctctttttggtccgtctgagtcggtaagtgccccggagctcgagtggtattcttgctagccaattgagcaatttggctctctagcagtttcattccggcctctctagcttaggactccttttgcagcatattcttcaactcagcaaactcagaattttgggattATTGTTGccgcggcacatagggaggtttttgaaactgttgttgcttatgaggaggcacataagtctgctgctgctgctgtggaggttgagtcggattcaggacattctggttactccacctcaagttgggatggacattcggctcatagtacgtgtttgtctgcctgtaatgttgaaaggcagcacaagactcaaagggactaggacaattttctgagacatgtccctcagctccacatcttctacagacgaaaggaccatctgaaacagcattcacatgatacatccctccttttaaagctcctcccaactcgtatttgtcaaacctcgccgtgagagcctctaatgcagctacagaaggggattcggCACTCCTTCTCTGATTGCCTCTCGAATTCCCAgattcagctttatgggtggctaagtcatcaatgatcttccaccccttagtctctcccatattctcagcaaatcggccattgtcGCAAAGacatccaagatagccctctcGATCGTCATACtgacccgttatagaactgattgcaaagactccatttttcgaacccatggtgcggaatggttcgcactagcttcttgaaacggacccatgcttcatgaaagttctcatcaggtccctgtttaaagctcgtgatctgagctctaatggcattcgtcttcgaggaaaagaagtatttcttgtagaatacCAAGGctaaagaattccagtcggtgatcccatgagcagctcgatccagatttctgtaccactcccttgcagcatcacggagtgagaatataaacatagtctcctttatctggtcctgggtcacaccggtcggcggggatatagagcagcaataatcgataaatatctccatatgcttggctgcatcttcatttgcagctcctccGAACCGGTTCctctcaactaagttgatataggaaggcttcggttcgaatttcctatcagctccatgtaattcgaaccccttgtatagattttCATTTGTCGGCTCGtaatgacttgctatagttgcttcttgacCATGATTGGAATGTCCGGAGAAGTGACTGTACATCTCAATTGAAGaagtagaagcaggagatgtaggtggatcttcttcgaacagttcgttctcgtagtaactagacagagtactcagctcttcctctgtcggcaatacccttgatgatcgtctcaactcacgcaaggtcttctcaatctcaggattgaaaggtactaattcaccaccctgtgacctgcgcataagaagaaactacaaaaagaagatgagaatagtttaaggaacgaatgtcccttaaactaagaaacagactaaaataaaacaactaaaaattagaacaattgcctccccggcaacggcgccaaaatttgatacccgtcgttgtgagtaccaaaaataaaatttataattcctattaaaactaacctaggctagtggtaacatggtcgaaccacaaggaggcgaatgtaattaaaagttgtctaaatttagtctaaggtaacaagtgtgggggttgatttgatttggtctatagctaataacaataaagataataaactaaagaaatatattaaatcaaatataaagaagggtactaggatggtcggttcactatagtttcggcggcagcaaactaagtcggtctaaatcaaacacatgaggcgggaaaacaagaggtcctctcggtccactctttacagatagcatctttcgatctcgctataagtccctaatatcgctaatactgactctcgtcctgaaaagtgactaataatctaaactttacctatctttcgatctcagcatagtttagtcattttaattggtgatctaacaactgcccctatctctcgatctaatgggtcagtcacatcctaaacattcaactagtcgtgtgcactcgattcgtcgaataaagaattaaaacaattaaaatgaaggtaaaacctcacgtggccagtcgatcgaccaggtatggcggtcgatcgactgacacgcgatttcagtccatgtTAATTCGacgccgcctaatcctacagttcccctacatcctagcacaagcaatttagctactcatactgaaattaaaggcaacaatgaaattggctaaataaactacagaattcatgattaatacggtaaaataaacaattaacataagacggcaattcggctttggggaaactgatctagcaattctacaaCTACGAATGAATGCAAAATAATTGAATAAAACCAGAGaataccgtgtgaattgcgaaggaacaGAACAAAGTCGAATGCCAAAGTGAATTGTATTTAATACCGAAATAatccttgaaccctaattaatattCTAAAACGATGAAACCGAATGTAAAACTTGATGATTTTTCtgaatgttctaggttacgttatatagaaaatatacgtaacacttattatcaaaacctaaacacaatgggcttgcttttcctcgatcttcttattcacgtcagattagcgtcttggtcgatcgatcattgGGACCGTCGATCGATCGTTGCTCTTGATGTACTGATAGCTTCgtagtcgtgggttggtcgatcgactaaggggctcgatcgatcgctttagctggtaatccgcttttaacttctcgtggatttgtcttttgggccttgaaacgcgcaccaagctcgttccttaagtgaattcttcacgtcaaatgcaatgcaggatactcggggacggatttagctaaattttcgttgaattcttcacatttctgcaaataatgtacaaaacacgaaagtagacggaaataggggaaatggtagcttaaactacacaaatgagctctgaaatgcgtgtaaaacaggatgtaaaacatcaaataaaagacacgcatcagtaacTATTACCTAATAACGCTCGTAGCTTAGGAATTGTAGGGGCGAGCGTATTATTGAGTCCCCTACAATTCCAAATTAGCCCTTTCATGGCTGATGAGGAGGTTGATTAGGCCCAACCTCCGCAAAACCTTCCTCATTTCCTCCAGACGAGGAACCAGTGGACACATCCACCTCCATATGTTCAACCGTCAGTCGAAAACAACCCTGCGAGACCCCATTCTGACTTCCCTTCACCTTAGTACTAGTATCAACTCTCCTCTTCTTTGCCAAATTCTGAAGATAGCTCTTTGCTTTCTCCATGGATGAGATAGCATCATCAGGAACCATATCTTCCCTAATCTCAGTACAGCACTTCCTCTTACGAGCCCCAtaaattatttccttattttcctcAATAGCAGAAGGCTTATGATAACAATCAGCTAAGCCCATAAAACCATCAGACAAAGATGGAATTTCCCTTCCTTCATCCATTTTAGCAATCAAACTTGTTGATATACCAGAGCCAAGGACATCGAACAACTTTGGTGACTGATTCTTATAAAAAGAACCCCCCAGCAAACACCACTCCCTCTTTTCCACTTCCATTTTGTTGCATCTTACCCAGTACCGTGTCCAAGTTCAAAACTTCTTCTAGTGGTTTTAGAGATGAGGATCTCACTTGAAACTCCAAATCCTTTCGAATAATTGCAGCTGGTGTCATAGAAAGTGCACAAGTTATGTCACCACCCTCCAAGTTAGACCTCTTATTCTCCAAACTAGGAACCATTGCAGTGTTGCACTGAACCACATCCAACTGTAAAGCAATATTAACTTCTTCAGTGTTTTCAGAGGATGAGATCAAATTAATCACATCCACATCCTGAAAAACCGAGGATTCCTCAGATTCAGCATTCAGAGCATTTGGGCTCGGCACCCAATCAGTAGGACAAGAATCAGAATGATTGAACCCTTGACTCTGCTCAGTCTCAGAATTCGAGCTAACAATGATCACATTTCCTGCATCCTCCTCCATAGCAACGCCATTATCTCCATTCTCAGCACCAGGGTTCACCCCGTCAGGATAGTGGTACCTGATAGGGAAACCCTCTAAGGGAGGATCAAAAGTTTGGTTAAAACCTCGGTAGTCATCATCCATCAGAGCCCAGTCCATATCATTCTCCACTCTACCCTGAATAGCTTCATGTATTCTCAAATCACGATCAATACCACCCCTTGGATCACCATTCTCAGCAACCAAAACATAGGTATCAGTCTCATGAATGTGTTGGAGTGCAATATCCACAGCCGCAGCCTCCTCAAATTCCTCCCTTACACTATGAAAGTCCTCATGATTGTTACCTTCTTCCACATTAATCCAGCCACCTGCTCCCCTTGA from Silene latifolia isolate original U9 population chromosome 5, ASM4854445v1, whole genome shotgun sequence encodes the following:
- the LOC141655602 gene encoding uncharacterized protein LOC141655602 gives rise to the protein MALNHPLLIMGDFNQVEFERDKLSTNKRAISGAYDFNIWRVSNELVDIPFKGPRFTWCNNRKGDKRVYERIDRALGSKEWFSLFPNTGIKHYPIQISDHAPIELDLNLVKNVSKKPYKMDAWVFAHEECTDIMREA